A stretch of the Malus sylvestris chromosome 10, drMalSylv7.2, whole genome shotgun sequence genome encodes the following:
- the LOC126588056 gene encoding probable phospholipid-transporting ATPase 4, producing the protein MAGSSGRTKRKIRWSKLYSFACFRPVTTENDPSQQLLGQPGFSRVVFCNEPQLHKAKPYKYPKNYVSTTKYNIMTFLPKALFEQFRRVANLYFLLAAVLSVTSLAPFQPISLIAPLVFVVGVSMIKEAVEDWHRFLQDLNVNSRTVKVHVGDGEFIEKPWQGLCVGDVVKVNKNEYFPSDLLLLSSSYEDGICYVETMNLDGETNLKVKRCSEATLGLVNDQSFVLFRATVRCEDPNPHLYTFVGNLELKNASFPLCPASLLLRDSKLRNTDYIYGVVIFSGPDTKAVRNSTRSPSKRSRIERKMDLVIYLLFSMLLLISLVTLIGFAEFLKTEMIKWWYLSLDDKDPFFQPSKPEVSGFLQFIRALILYGYLIPISLYVSIEIVKVLQAMLINKDIKLYDEVTCKSVQTRTSNLNEELGQVEMILSDKTGTLTCNQMEFRKCSIAGISYGGDVNEIDRAASQRMNVDVESYCFSIDEFETASQSCEMFEFSVGDISTERAILGGQRHEQNYSSAENSRISNVEEESAIKGFNFRDGRLMNKKWMYRSNLSDVTMFFRVMALCHTGIPVEEDELTHKLKYEAESPEEVSFLVAAQEFGFQFFRRSQSFMFLKEFDPSTGKEVERKYKLLNLLEFCSTRKRMSVIISDEDGQIILLCKGADNIIFDRLAENGRAYQQATTLHLSNYAEDGFRTLAFAYRKLEAAEYEQWNSIFKVAKTTIGPEREEVLEKASEMIEKDLILLGVAAVEDKLQKGVPECIDKLAQAGIKIWLLTGDKKETAINIGFACSLLRQDMKQFHLSLGRETATIPTNNQLKAMKDDILNQLESFHKLKSEEGNDNAPLALVVDGKALEIALRSDVKDQFLPLAVNCASVICCRVSPKQKALITRLVKEHTGKTTLAIGDGANDVGMIQEADIGVGISGMEGMQAVMASDIALPQFRFLGRLLIVHGRWCYKRISKMVLYFVYKNIALGLTLFYYELSSRFAGEVFYDDWYMALFNVILTSLPVISLGVLEQDVSSEVCLQFPALYQQGQKNIYFTWYRIIGWIVNGVVASLVIFLANIYTFSPNSFQKNGQVADITHLGAMTYTCIIWTVNCQIALIINRFTWIQHLFIWGSIMIWYVFLLVYGAFPPAYSQRGFRVLIEALGPAPLYWTVTLFVVVVSLLPYFIHIVIQRSFYPLDDHVIQEMKHCRKDVAVKQMWERERSNSIKMTQVGVSARVDARIRVLKEQLHHKKQLIYRSVTSSPIFRSLTNSPA; encoded by the exons ATGGCAGGATCGTCTGGAAGAACAAAGAGGAAGATAAGGTGGAGCAAACTGTATTCTTTTGCATGCTTCAGACCTGTCACAACTGAGAATGATCCAAGCCAGCAGCTCCTTGGCCAGCCGGGGTTTTCGCGGGTGGTTTTCTGCAACGAGCCTCAGCTGCACAAGGCCAAGCCTTACAAGTACCCCAAGAACTATGTCTCCACAACCAAGTACAATATCATGACTTTTCTTCCAAAAGCGCTTTTCGAGCAGTTCCGAAGAGTTGCCAATCTGTATTTTCTGTTGGCAGCTGTGTTGTCCGTCACTTCTTTGGCTCCTTTTCAACCAATAAGTTTGATTGCTCCTTTGGTCTTTGTGGTGGGGGTTAGCATGATCAAGGAGGCAGTGGAGGACTGGCACAGATTCTTGCAG GATTTGAATGTGAACTCAAGAACTGTAAAGGTTCACGTTGGAGACGGCGAATTTATTGAAAAACCATGGCAAGGACTGTGTGTAGGAGATGTTGTGAAGGTTAACAAGAATGAATATTTTCCTAGTGATCTCCTCTTACTATCTTCCAGCTATGAGGATGGCATATGTTATGTAGAGACCATGAACCTTGATGGAGAAACTAATCTCAAGGTTAAACGATGCTCGGAAGCCACACTTGGCCTTGTCAATGATCAATCATTTGTTTTATTCAGGGCTACCGTCCGCTGTGAGGACCCGAATCCTCATCTCTACACCTTTGTAGGGAACTTAGAGTTGAAAAATGCATCATTTCCCTTGTGTCCTGCCTCACTTCTCCTAAGAGATTCAAAGCTTCGGAACACTGATTATATTTATGGGGTTGTGATTTTTAGTGGACCAGACACAAAAGCTGTGAGGAACTCAACAAGATCACCATCTAAGCGCAGTCGGATTGAAAGAAAGATGGATCTTGTCATCTACCTTCTCTTTTCGATGCTTCTGTTGATTTCACTGGTCACTTTGATTGGTTTTGCAGAGTTTTTGAAAACGGAGATGATTAAGTGGTGGTATCTTTCTCTAGATGATAAAGATCCATTTTTTCAACCATCAAAGCCTGAGGTATCTGGTTTCCTACAGTTCATAAGGGCTCTTATTTTGTATGGTTACTTGATCCCCATTTCTCTCTATGTTTCCATTGAGATTGTCAAAGTTTTACAAGCCATGCTCATTAACAAGGACATCAAATTGTATGATGAAGTTACATGTAAATCTGTTCAAACGCGaacatcaaatttaaatgaagAGCTTGGTCAGGTGGAGATGATTCTGTCTGATAAAACGGGGACTTTGACGTGTAACCAGATGGAATTCAGGAAATGCTCTATTGCTGGAATTTCGTATGGGGGTGATGTAAATGAAATTGATCGTGCAGCATCTCAACGGATGAATGTTGATGTTGAGTCATATTGTTTTAGTATTGATGAGTTTGAAACAGCAAGCCAAAGCTGCGAAATGTTTGAGTTCTCAGTTGGTGACATTAGCACTGAAAGGGCTATTCTAGGTGGACAAAGACATGAGCAGAATTATTCAAGTGCAGAAAACTCGAGAATCTCGAACGTGGAGGAAGAATCTGCCATCAAGGGTTTCAACTTTAGGGATGGCAGGCTTATGAACAAAAAGTGGATGTACAGATCCAACTTATCCGATGTAACAATGTTCTTTCGAGTCATGGCTCTATGTCACACAGGCATACCTGTTGAGGAGGATGAGCTAACTCATAAGCTAAAGTATGAGGCAGAGTCACCGGAAGAAGTATCTTTTCTAGTTGCTGCTCAAGAGtttggatttcaattttttcgaAGAAGTCAGTCCTTTATGTTTCTTAAGGAATTTGATCCTTCCACGGGAAAGGAGGTTGAGAG GAAGTACAAACTTTTGAACCTTTTAGAGTTCTGTAGCACTCGGAAAAGGATGTCTGTTATCATAAGCGACGAAGATGGTCAGATCATTCTACTCTGCAAAGGTGCAGACAA CATTATCTTCGATAGGcttgcagaaaatggaagggcATACCAACAGGCAACAACCCTACACCTTTCCAATTATGCAGAAGATGGATTCCGCACTCTGGCATTTGCTTACCGGAAACTTGAGGCTGCTGAGTATGAACAATGGAACTCAATATTCAAGGTGGCCAAGACAACAATAGGTCCCGAAAGGGAAGAAGTGCTAGAGAAAGCATCTGAAATGATCGAAAAGGATTTGATTTTATTAGGGGTTGCTGCTGTTGAAGACAAGCTACAAAAGGGG GTTCCAGAATGCATAGATAAGCTTGCCCAAGCCGGGATAAAAATATGGCTGCTCACCGGTGACAAGAAGGAAACTGCCATAAATATAGG ATTTGCTTGCAGCTTGCTCCGGCAGGATATGAAGCAATTTCATCTGAGCTTGGGTAGAGAAACTGCAACTATTCCAACTAATAACCAACTGAAG GCGATGAAAGATGACATTTTAAACCAACTCGAAAGTTTTCACAAACTGAAGTCTGAAGAAGGCAATGATAATGCACCCTTGGCTTTGGTAGTAGATGGAAAAGCTCTTGAAATTGCTCTCAGAAGTGATGTGAAGGACCAGTTCTTACCATTGGCTGTTAATTGCGCTTCTGTCATATGCTGCCGCGTCTCTCCAAAACAGAAGGCTTTG ATTACGCGATTGGTAAAGGAACATACTGGGAAAACAACCTTGGCAATTGGAGATGGGGCAAATGATGTTGGCATGATTCAAGAAGCTGATATTGGAGTAGGAATCAGTGGCATGGAAGGAATGCAGGCAGTCATGGCCAGTGACATAGCATTGCCTCAATTCCGATTTTTGGGGAGATTACTTATAGTTCATGGGCGTTGGTGTTACAAAAGGATTTCAAAAATG GTTCTCTACTTCGTGTACAAGAACATTGCGTTGGGGCTCACGCTGTTCTACTATGAGTTATCCTCAAGATTTGCAGGGGAGGTCTTCTACGACGACTGGTATATGGCCTTGTTCAATGTGATTTTGACATCTTTACCTGTTATATCATTGGGAGTCCTTGAGCAGGACGTTTCATCAGAAGTGTGCCTCCAG TTTCCAGCTCTTTATCAACAAGGACAGAAGAACATATATTTCACGTGGTACCGGATTATTGGTTGGATAGTAAACGGCGTGGTTGCTTCTCTAGTCATATTCCTTGCAAACATATACACTTTCTCCCCTAATTCATTTCAGAAGAATGGCCAAGTTGCAGACATCACACACCTTGGTGCCATGACATACACCTGCATAATCTGGACCGTCAATTGCCAGATTGCGCTGATCATCAACCGGTTCACTTGGATCCAACATCTTTTCATATGGGGTAGCATCATGATCTGGTACGTGTTCTTGTTGGTATACGGTGCATTCCCTCCTGCCTACTCTCAAAGAGGATTTCGTGTCCTAATCGAAGCTCTTGGCCCTGCACCGTTGTATTGGACTGTCACATTATTCGTTGTGGTTGTTTCGCTGCTACCCTACTTCATTCACATCGTCATCCAACGGTCATTCTATCCGTTGGACGATCATGTGATTCAAGAAATGAAGCACTGCAGGAAAGATGTTGCAGTCAAGCAAATgtgggagagggagagaagcAACTCCATAAAGATGACTCAGGTTGGGGTTTCGGCTCGGGTTGACGCGAGAATTCGGGTTCTGAAAGAACAGTTGCACCACAAGAAACAGTTGATATACAGATCAGTGACAAGCAGTCCAATATTTAGATCACTGACAAACAGCCCAGCCTAG